A single region of the Candidatus Micrarchaeia archaeon genome encodes:
- a CDS encoding DNA-binding protein: MEDHNDLLEKVKKEQLIKMEMSKILEPKAYERLMNVRISNEKKYFSVVALLLQYSKQLNGKQLNDEELMKILQSFQNNYEPKFEVKR, encoded by the coding sequence ATGGAAGATCATAATGATTTATTGGAAAAGGTTAAGAAAGAACAGCTAATAAAAATGGAAATGAGTAAAATATTAGAACCAAAAGCATATGAAAGGCTTATGAATGTAAGAATTAGCAATGAAAAAAAATATTTTTCAGTTGTTGCATTATTATTGCAGTATTCAAAACAATTGAATGGAAAACAATTAAATGATGAAGAACTGATGAAAATATTACAATCTTTCCAAAATAATTATGAACCAAAATTTGAAGTAAAAAGGTGA